DNA from Ignavibacteriales bacterium:
CTTCTGGTCCAACTATTATTATGGTTGTAGGATTGCAGGGATCTGGAAAAACCACATTCAGTGCAAAACTGGCTCGTTCACTTAAATCTAAATCGAGAAAAGTTCTTTTAGTTGCAGCAGATATTTATCGTCCGGCTGCAATTGAGCAGTTAAAGCAGCTTGCAAACCAGATAAGTGTTACATGTTATTTTACTGATGAGAGAAATGCTGTTAAAATAGCAAACGATTCGGTAAAATTTGCAAAGGAAAATGGACTCGATACAATAATCATAGATACTGCTGGCAGGCTTCATGTTGATGAAGAAATGATGAATGAAGTTGCCGCTATTAAGCAAACTATGAATCCGACAGAAACTTTGTTTGTTGTTGATTCAATGACTGGACAGGATGCAGTAAACTCTGCCAAAGCGTTTCATGAAAAAGTAAATTTTGATGGTATTGTTCTTACAAAACTTGATGGTGATACTCGTGGTGGTTGCGCTCTTTCAATACGCGCTGTAGTTGATAAGCCAATTAAATTTGTTAGCCTTGGTGAAAAGCTTGATACTCTCGAAGTGTTTTATCCCGAAAGAATGGCTTCAAGAATTCTTGGAAAAGGGGATATCGTTTCACTTGTTGAAAAAGCTCAAGAACAGTTTAATGACAAAGAGGCTGAAGAACTACAAGAGAAATTAAAAGAAAATCAATTTGACTTTGAAGATTTTCTTAAACAAATTAAACTTATCAAAAAAATGGGTTCTTTAAAATCGTTGCTTGGAATGATTCCAGGTATTGGAACCCAGTTAAAAGATGCCGATATTGATGATAAACAACTAGTAAGAGTTGAAGCCATAATTCAATCGATGACCAGAGAAGAACGAGTAAAGCCAAAAGTACTGAACGGAAGCCGAAGAAAAAGAATTGCACGAGGAAGTGGTAACAGTATTCAGGATGTAAATCGGTTGATAAAACAATTTGAAGAAATGCAAAAAATGATGAAAATGTTAAATTCAAAAGGAAGAAAGAATCCTTTCATAAATAAAAATTTAAGATTCAATTGAAAAAATAACTTGGAGGAAAAAACAATTTGTCAGTTAAGTTAAGATTAAGAAGAATGGGTAAAAAGAAGCAGCCGATTTATAAAGTGGTTGCTGCAGATGCTCGCTCGCCAAGAGATGGAAAATTTTTAGAAGCAATTGGTTTATATAATCCATTAACCAATCCCGCTACTGTTGAAATAAAAGAAGATAGAGCACTTTATTGGTTAGGTGTTGGTGCGCAACCTACGGACACAGTGAAAAATTTATTCACTAAAAAAGGTATTCTTCTTAAAAGAGAATTGATGAAAAGAGGATTATCTGAGGAACAAGTAATCCAGAAAATGGGTGAATGGTCCAAGCTTAACGAAGCCAAGATTGCTTCCTCTATAAAAAATAAAAAACCTGCTGTTAAAGTTGAAGATAAAAAGAGCAAGTAAAGGAAATTGCAGCGGAAGTAAAAAGCACTGCTTCCGAAGAAAATCCATCTGAGAATTCAGAAGCATAAAAACGCTCCAGGATTTTCAATGCACAGTTAACAAAGTGCTTATCGCTCTAAAGAAAGAGGGTTAATTTATGAAGGAGTTCATCGAATTTATCGCTAAGCATCTTGTGGATAACCCCGATGCCGTTACTATTGAGGAAAAAAGTGGTGAAGACAAAAAATTCATCTATTCTTTAAGAGTAAGCCCCGAGGATGTTGGTAAAGTGATCGGCAGACAAGGTAAGACGGCTCAAGCTATGAGAACCTTATTAACTGCTGTTGCAGCCAAAGATCACAAGAGAGCGATCCTTGAAATCTTAGACTAACTAATCAGATTGTGGGTGAGTTTTTTCTTTTTGCAGAAATAAAATCTGTTTTTAGTAAAGATGGTTTCGTATCCGTTATTTCTTATTCAGATTTCCCGGAACGTTTCTTAGAAGTCGAAAAAGTATTTATAGA
Protein-coding regions in this window:
- the ffh gene encoding signal recognition particle protein, translating into MFEDLTHKLETALKKVRGQGKLTESNISETLREIRRVLLDADVNYKVAKKFIDDVTVKALGTEVLTSISPGQLITKIIYDELTVLMGSNHSELMINASGPTIIMVVGLQGSGKTTFSAKLARSLKSKSRKVLLVAADIYRPAAIEQLKQLANQISVTCYFTDERNAVKIANDSVKFAKENGLDTIIIDTAGRLHVDEEMMNEVAAIKQTMNPTETLFVVDSMTGQDAVNSAKAFHEKVNFDGIVLTKLDGDTRGGCALSIRAVVDKPIKFVSLGEKLDTLEVFYPERMASRILGKGDIVSLVEKAQEQFNDKEAEELQEKLKENQFDFEDFLKQIKLIKKMGSLKSLLGMIPGIGTQLKDADIDDKQLVRVEAIIQSMTREERVKPKVLNGSRRKRIARGSGNSIQDVNRLIKQFEEMQKMMKMLNSKGRKNPFINKNLRFN
- a CDS encoding KH domain-containing protein, which gives rise to MKEFIEFIAKHLVDNPDAVTIEEKSGEDKKFIYSLRVSPEDVGKVIGRQGKTAQAMRTLLTAVAAKDHKRAILEILD